The Parafrankia irregularis sequence TCGCCGCGTCGGGTCCCGGGCAACCCGGTCGCGGTGATCCGCCGACGCCGGACGAGGCCGGTGAGTCCTGGGCGGACGACCCGCGCACGCCGATTCTCGACCGCCCGATGGCGTCGTACTACCTGCTGCTTTCCTCCGCCGGGCTGCTGTTGCTGCTGGGCCTGGTCATGGTGCTCTCCGCGTCCAGCGTGCGGTCCCGTCAGGACTTCGGTTCGTCCTACACGCTGTTCCTGCGCCAGGCGACCTGGGCCGGCATCGGGATCCCGCTGCTGGTGATCGCCAGTCGCCTGCCGGTGCGGGTCTTCCGCGCGGCCGCCTACCCGCTGCTCGGCATCACGGTGGTGCTGCTGATGGCGGTGCTCGTGCCCGGGATCGGGCATGTCGAGAACGGGTCCAGGCAGTGGATCCCGGTCGGTCCGTACACCCTGCAGCCCAGCGAGTTCGCGAAGATCGCGCTGTTGCTGTGGTGCTCGGACGTCCTCGTCCGCAAGCACCGCCTGCTGGTCGACTGGAAGCATCTGATCATCCCGGTGGTTCCCGGCTTCCTGTTCGTCGACCTGCTGCTGATGCTGGAGCCCGATCTCGGGGGCTCCATCTGCGTCACCGTCGTGCCGCTGGCCGTGCTCTGGGTCGTCGGGACCCCGCTGCGGATCTACGCCGGCCTGCTGGGCGGCATGGTCGCCGCCGCCACCGTCCTGGCGATCAGCGCGCCGTACCGGCTGGCGCGGCTGATGTCGTTCCGTGATCCGTTCGCGGACGCCAGCAACACCGGGTTCCAGGCCGTCCAGGGCATCTACGCGCTGTCATCCGGTGGCTGGTGGGGGGAGGGGCTGGGGGCGTCCAAGGAGAAGTGGCCGGACCTGCTGCCCGCCGTCCACACCGACTTCATCCTCGCGATCATCGGCGAGGAGCTCGGCCTGCTGGGCAGCCTGGTGACGGTCGGCCTGTTCGGGGTGATGGGCTACGCCGGTCTGCGCATCGCGCACCGCACCGACGACCTGTTCATCCGGCTCGCCGCCGCGGGGGTGACCGCGTGGCTCATCGCGCAGGCCGTCGTGAACATGGGCGCGGTCGTCGGGCTGCTGCCGATCACCGGGGTGACCCTTCCGCTGGTGTCGTTCGGCGGGTCGGCGCTGCTGCCGACGATGGGCGCCCTCGGCATGCTGCTGGCCTTCGCGCGGGCCGAGCCCGACGCCGCCCGGTACCTGGCGCAACGCGCCGAGGCGCGCCGGGAGGGCCGGGCGAACCGGGTCTGGCTGCGCCGACGCCGCCGCTCCGCCGCCGCTCCTCTCGCGCAGGACCCGGCCTGACCCGAGCAGACCTGAACCGACCCGAGCAGACCCGCCCCGAGCAGACCCGCCCCAGGCTCGGACATGGGCCGCCCCAGGCTCGGACATGGCCCGGCCCGGGCCCGGACGGGCAGGCCCGGCGAGCCACGCCGGGCCTGCGACCGACCATGTTGTGTGCGGCCGGTGCCGATGTGGAATCGTCAGGGCCGATGTTGCGAAGTGTGCTGCTCGCCGGCGGCGGAACTGCCGGCCATGTGGAACCGGCGCTCGCGGTGGCCGACGCGCTGCGTGCGGACAACCCGCGGATCCGGGTGACCCTGCTGGGCACCGAGACCGGCCTGGAGGCGAAGCTGGTGCCCGCGCGCGGGTACCAGCTGGCCACCGTGCCGAAGGTGCCGATGCCCAGGCGCCCGACCCCGGCGCTGCTGACCGTGCCGAACCGGCTGCTGGCCGCGGTCGGCGCGGCCCGCGCGGCGATGCGGGAGGTGCGCGCGGACGTCGTCGTCGGCTTCGGCGGGTATGTCGCCGTGCCGGCCTATCTCGCGGCGCGTCGGGCGAAGGTGCCGATCGTCGTGCACGAGGCCAACCCGCTGCCGGGCCTGGCCAACCGGCTGGGCGCGCGCCTCACCTCGTTCGTCGCCACGTCCTACCCCAGCACCCCGCTGCGGGGCGCCACGCTGGCGGGGATCCCGCTGCGCGAGGAGATCCTCACCCTGGACCGCTCGGTGCCGGCCGCCCGGGACGCCCGGGCCCGCTACGGCCTCGACCCGCACCGGGCGACCCTGCTGGTGTTCGGCGGCTCGCAGGGCGCCCGCTCGCTGAACAGCGCGGCCGTCGGTGCCGCGCGGGCCCTGACCGGTGCGGGCATCCAGGTCCTGCATGCCGCCGGGCCGAAGAACTACGACGAGGTCGTCGCCGCGCTGCCGGCGGGCCTGCCCGCGCCGTACCGCGTGCTGCCCTACCTGGACCACATCCCGTCCGCCTATGCCGCGGCTGACGTGAGCCTGTGCCGGTCCGGGGCGATGACCTGCGCGGAGCTCGCCGCCGTCGGTCTGCCGGCCGTGTACGTCCCGCTGCCGCACGGCAACGGCGAGCAGCGGCGCAACGCGCTCCCCACGGTCGAGGCCGGTGGTGGCCTGCTGGTGGAGGACGCCGAGCTGAGCCCCGAGTGGCTGGCCGCCAACCTGCTGCCGCTGCTGACGTCACCGGAGCGGCTGGGCAAGATGTCCGCGGCGTGTGCGGGCAGCGGGCATCCGGACGCCGCCCGGACGATCGTCGAGATGATCAGACGGGCGGAGGCGACCCGCCGCCATTCGGGCCCCCGGCACGCGGCGGGCTGAGGACTCCGGCGTGATGGCGCGCGATCTTCCCGAGGGATGGCGGCGGGTTCACCTCGTCGGTATCGGCGGAGTAGCCATGAGCGGCCTCGCGCGGCTGCTGGTCGCCCGGGGCGCGGTGGTGTCCGGGAGCGACGCGGTCGAGTCCCGCCAGCTGGCGCAGCTGCGGGCGCTCGGTGTTCCGGTCACGGTGGGTCGTGATCCGGCCGGCTTCGACCCGGGCGGCCTGGACGGCGTCGATCTCGTCGTGGTGGCGCCCGCGGTGCCCGCCGAGGATCCCGAACTGGCCGAGGCCCGCCGGCGTGAGCTGCGGATCCTGACCCGCTCCGCCGCGCTCGCCGGGCTGATGCAGGGGCATCGGGGCGTCGCGGTCGCGGGCTCGCACGGGAAGACGACCGTGGCGATGATGCTCACCGCCGCGTTGCAGGCGTGCGGGGAGGACCCCACCTTCGCCGTCGGGGGGGACCCCGGCGAGGCGGGGTCACAGACCCACGCGGGCAGCTCCGATCTGATGATCGTCGAGGCCGACGAGGACGGCGGCGCGTTCTGGCAGCTCCAGCCGCACGGTGCGGTGCTCACCGGGGCGGCCGACGAGCATCTGGACTTCTACCGGACGGTGCCCGCCCTGCGCGCGTCGTTCGCGACCTTCCTGCACCGGGTCGAGCCCGACGGCTTCCTGGTCGCCTGCGTGGACGACGAGGCCGCCTGGAGCCTCGCCACCGAGGCGGCACGCCAGGCCGCCAGGGCCACCGAAGCCGCCGGCGCCGGCCTCGGGGCCGGCACCGGGGGCGCCGGCAGGTCCGGCGGGCGGGGGCCGTGGCTGACCGGGTACGGGTTCGGGCCGTCCGCGGACCTGCGCATCGTCGCGGCGGAGGTCTCCACCGCGGGCACCAGCGCCGAGATCATCGCTCACGGCGTACGCCTGGGCCGGATGTCGCTACGGGTGCCCGGCCGCCATCACCTGCTGGACGCCGCGGCCGCGCTGGCGACGGGGCTCGCCCTGGGGGCGCCCGCGGACGGCCTGCTCGCCGGGCTGGCGTCGTTCGCCGGGGTCCGGCGCCGGTTCGAGCCGCTGGGCTCGGCCGCCGGGGTCCGGGTCGTCGACGACTATGCCAACCACCCGGACCGGGTCACCGCCGCGATCTCCACCGCGCGGGCGCTCGCCAGCGGCGGACGGGTGGTCGTCGCGTTCCAGCCGCATCTGTACAGCCGCACCGCGCTGCTCGCCGAGCGGCTGGGTGAGGCGCTGCGGTCCGCAGACTCGGTCGTCGTGATGGACGTCTACGGCGCCGCCCAGGCACCCGAGCCGGGAGCCGGCGGTGCGCGGGTCGCCCTGGCGGCGCGCGGCGGGCAGGCCGAGGTCGGCTACGAGCCGTCCTGGTCGGCGGTTCCGGGCCAGCTGATGGACCGGGCCCGCCCGGGGGACGTCGTCCTCACCCTGGGTGCCGGAGACGTGACGCAGATCGGGCCTGAGCTGTTGCGCCTGCTGACCGCCCGCGCCGCCTCCCACCGCGGCTAGCGCGCCTCCCGCGGGAGGCGCGGCCGCCTGGCGGTGTTCCGTCGGCGAGCCCTCCGAGAGGGCCGGCGAGGCCTCAGCGCAGCGGCGCGAGGATGACGACGGGGATCTCCCGGGTGGTCTGCTCCTGGTGGGAGCGGATTCCCGGCATGCCCTCCACCAGCGCCTCGTACAGCCGTTCCCGCTGGGCGCCGGTGGCAGTGGACGCCTGCGCGTCGAACCGGTCGGTGTCGACCTCGACGGTGACCTTCGGCTGTGCCAGCAGGTTGCGGTACCACTGCGGATGCTCGCCGGCGGCCATGTTCGACGCGTAGACGACCAGGCGGCGGGATCCCGAGCCCTCCGACCGGTCGGCCTCGCCGGAGCCGCCAGCCGCGTCCGCGGAGCTGCCAGCCGCGTCCGCGGAGCCGTCGGCCGCGTCGGACTCGTCCGGTACGTAGCCGAGCGGCGTGGTGTGCGGGCGTCCGGTGGTCTCACCGACCGTGGTCAGCAGCAGCAGGCGTGAGCCGGCCAGGGTCTTCTCCAGCTTCCCCCCGGTGGCCCGGTACTCGTTGATCACCGCCTGGTTGACCACCCTGAAGTCGAATTCACGACTCTGTGCGGGCCGCGTCTCGGTCATCGTCGATCCTCACCCTCGCCATCGGAGCGGCCGGTGGGGCTGTCACGCGGCCACTCACCGACGATTGTCACGCGGCGCAGTCAACCATTCGCGCAGGGAGCTGGCCGGCAGGGAAGGCCTGTCAGGCCGGTCGCGTCCTGGGGATCTGTCCCATCGTGTCCGGAACGGGGGTCTGGTCGTGGTCACCGGGGCGGCGGAGCCGATCCAACAGGAGCGGGCCGACGGTGGTGATCGTGCCGGCGCCAAGTGTGAGGAGCAGGACGCCCTGGTCGCCCTGGACGTTGTCCGCCGCCGCGTCCAGGTCGGTGAGGAGCCGGTCGAGCAGCTCGGGCCAGCTCACATAGTCGCTGCGCCGAGGCCCGCTGATCCTCTTGGCCAGATCGGTCGCGTGCAGGCCGAGGTCGTCCGTCTCGCGTGCGGCGTAGATGTCGGTGACGTAGACGCGGTCGGCGTCCTCGAAGGCCGTCGCGAAGTCGTCGAGCAGCGCGGCGAGCCGGCTGAAGGTGTGCGGCTGGGTCACGGCCCAGACCTGGCGCCCCGCCGCCCGGTCGCGGGCGGCCCGCAGGGTGGCCCGGATCTCCGTCGGATGGTGGGCGTAGTCGTCGACGATCTCGACGGCGGTGCCGCCCGCCGCGCTCGCCTGGCCGACGGTGTCGAAGCGCCGGGCGGCGCCGGAGAACGTCCCCAGCGCCCGCAGCGCGGTCTCTGGCGCCACCCCCAGCTCCGCCGAGGTGGCGAGGGCGGCGAGGGCGTTCAGGGCGACGTGCGGGCCGGGGAGCGCCAGCGCGAGCTCACCCACCTCGACGCCGTCGTGCCACACGGTCGACACCGAGCCGCCGCCGGGCCGAGGCGTATAGCCGACGGCCTGCCAGGTCCGCCCCGCCGCGAAGCCGTAGTCGACGACCCGCGCCCGCCCCGCCGGGCCGGTCTGGTCGAGGGTGGGCCCGGTCTGGTCAGGTGTGGCGTGGGGCTGGTCGGGTCCGGGCTGTTCCGGTGTGGCGTGGGGCTGGTCGGGTGCGGCGGCGCGCTGCTCGAGCCGGGCGAGTACGGCGGCGACCCCGGGATGGTCGCCGCAGACCACGAGCCGCCCGCCCGGGCGGACCCGCGCGGCGAAGTCGGTGAACACCGCGTGGACCGACGCCTCGTCCGGGAAGAGGTCCGGGTGCTCCCACTCGACATTGGTGATCACGGCGAGCTCGGGGTCGAGCCCGGCGAACGCCCCGCCGTACTCGTCTGCCTCCAGCACGAACACATCGCTCGTCCCGGCCACCGCGCTGCCCCCCAGCTGGGCCACCTCGGCGCCGATGACGGCGGTGGGATCCACCCCGGCGGCCCGCAGCACCAGGGTGAGCATGGCGGCCGTCGTGGTCTTGCCGTGTGAGCCTGCGACGGCGACCAGCCGGTAGGCCGCGGTCAGCTCCGGCAGCCAGTCGGAGCGACGCATGACGGGGATGCCGAGCGCGCGGGCCGCGACGATCTCGGGGTGGTCGTCCCGCAACGCGCTCGAGGCCACGATGACGTCCGCCCCGCGCAGCTCGGTGGCCAGCGCGGCCGGGTCGGCGGGCGGCCCGACGCGGACCGCGATTCCCAGCGCCCGCAGCATGGCGACCCGGGCCGAGTCCTCCTGGTCGCTGCCCGAGACCTCCCCGCCGCCGGCCAGGTGGATCTGGGCCAGGGGCGACAGGCCGGAACCGCCGATGCCGAGAAAGTGCACCCGTTTCGCCCGATCGGGCTGTGGCTGGGAAGGGGTGACGATGGACGCCGGCCCGGCCGTCTGCGCGGCCGCGGGTCCTGCGGAGTTCTGACCGGTCACGCCACGCAGTACACACCACCCGGCACGAGTGCGGTGCCGGCGGCCGGGCGAGCCGGTACCGGTGTGACGAAGGGGACGTGAATCCCATCGGTGTGACGCGCCGACAGCTTCCTTGACCACTGCCGAAGCCGTGCCTACTGTCCGATCCACAGTCGGAAGTTGACATAACTGTAACCGTCTAGCTGACGGTGAAGGTTGAGGCTGCTCGGCTGCTTCCCCGCTCCATCGGTCGCAAGACCGCGGGCTCCGGAGCCGGGGAGCCCCCCTGCCTGCCCACCTACGCCGCTGGAGGACCGACACCGCATGGCAGCCCCACAGAACTATCTCGCGGTCATCAAGGTCGTCGGGATAGGCGGAGGCGGCGTGAACGCCGTCAACCGGATGATCGAGGTCGGGCTCAAGGGTGTCGAGTTCATCGCCATCAACACCGATGCCCAGGCATTGTTGATGAGCGATGCCGACGTCAAGCTCGACGTCGGCCGTGAACTCACCCGTGGCCTGGGCGCCGGTGCCGACCCGGAGGTGGGCCGGCAGGCCGCCGAGGACCACCGTGAGGAGATCGAGGAGGTCCTCAAGGGGGCCGACATGGTCTTCGTCACGGCGGGTGAGGGTGGCGGCACCGGTACCGGTGGCGCCCCCGTGGTCGCCAACGTGGCCCGTTCGCTCG is a genomic window containing:
- the ftsW gene encoding putative lipid II flippase FtsW; the protein is MSERMTGARTTRAGGPGRATGTVSGSAGSSGGSRAASRASGPATAATIAASGPGQPGRGDPPTPDEAGESWADDPRTPILDRPMASYYLLLSSAGLLLLLGLVMVLSASSVRSRQDFGSSYTLFLRQATWAGIGIPLLVIASRLPVRVFRAAAYPLLGITVVLLMAVLVPGIGHVENGSRQWIPVGPYTLQPSEFAKIALLLWCSDVLVRKHRLLVDWKHLIIPVVPGFLFVDLLLMLEPDLGGSICVTVVPLAVLWVVGTPLRIYAGLLGGMVAAATVLAISAPYRLARLMSFRDPFADASNTGFQAVQGIYALSSGGWWGEGLGASKEKWPDLLPAVHTDFILAIIGEELGLLGSLVTVGLFGVMGYAGLRIAHRTDDLFIRLAAAGVTAWLIAQAVVNMGAVVGLLPITGVTLPLVSFGGSALLPTMGALGMLLAFARAEPDAARYLAQRAEARREGRANRVWLRRRRRSAAAPLAQDPA
- the murG gene encoding undecaprenyldiphospho-muramoylpentapeptide beta-N-acetylglucosaminyltransferase, producing the protein MLRSVLLAGGGTAGHVEPALAVADALRADNPRIRVTLLGTETGLEAKLVPARGYQLATVPKVPMPRRPTPALLTVPNRLLAAVGAARAAMREVRADVVVGFGGYVAVPAYLAARRAKVPIVVHEANPLPGLANRLGARLTSFVATSYPSTPLRGATLAGIPLREEILTLDRSVPAARDARARYGLDPHRATLLVFGGSQGARSLNSAAVGAARALTGAGIQVLHAAGPKNYDEVVAALPAGLPAPYRVLPYLDHIPSAYAAADVSLCRSGAMTCAELAAVGLPAVYVPLPHGNGEQRRNALPTVEAGGGLLVEDAELSPEWLAANLLPLLTSPERLGKMSAACAGSGHPDAARTIVEMIRRAEATRRHSGPRHAAG
- a CDS encoding UDP-N-acetylmuramate--L-alanine ligase — its product is MARDLPEGWRRVHLVGIGGVAMSGLARLLVARGAVVSGSDAVESRQLAQLRALGVPVTVGRDPAGFDPGGLDGVDLVVVAPAVPAEDPELAEARRRELRILTRSAALAGLMQGHRGVAVAGSHGKTTVAMMLTAALQACGEDPTFAVGGDPGEAGSQTHAGSSDLMIVEADEDGGAFWQLQPHGAVLTGAADEHLDFYRTVPALRASFATFLHRVEPDGFLVACVDDEAAWSLATEAARQAARATEAAGAGLGAGTGGAGRSGGRGPWLTGYGFGPSADLRIVAAEVSTAGTSAEIIAHGVRLGRMSLRVPGRHHLLDAAAALATGLALGAPADGLLAGLASFAGVRRRFEPLGSAAGVRVVDDYANHPDRVTAAISTARALASGGRVVVAFQPHLYSRTALLAERLGEALRSADSVVVMDVYGAAQAPEPGAGGARVALAARGGQAEVGYEPSWSAVPGQLMDRARPGDVVLTLGAGDVTQIGPELLRLLTARAASHRG
- a CDS encoding nitroreductase/quinone reductase family protein; protein product: MTETRPAQSREFDFRVVNQAVINEYRATGGKLEKTLAGSRLLLLTTVGETTGRPHTTPLGYVPDESDAADGSADAAGSSADAAGGSGEADRSEGSGSRRLVVYASNMAAGEHPQWYRNLLAQPKVTVEVDTDRFDAQASTATGAQRERLYEALVEGMPGIRSHQEQTTREIPVVILAPLR
- a CDS encoding UDP-N-acetylmuramate--L-alanine ligase — protein: MTGQNSAGPAAAQTAGPASIVTPSQPQPDRAKRVHFLGIGGSGLSPLAQIHLAGGGEVSGSDQEDSARVAMLRALGIAVRVGPPADPAALATELRGADVIVASSALRDDHPEIVAARALGIPVMRRSDWLPELTAAYRLVAVAGSHGKTTTAAMLTLVLRAAGVDPTAVIGAEVAQLGGSAVAGTSDVFVLEADEYGGAFAGLDPELAVITNVEWEHPDLFPDEASVHAVFTDFAARVRPGGRLVVCGDHPGVAAVLARLEQRAAAPDQPHATPEQPGPDQPHATPDQTGPTLDQTGPAGRARVVDYGFAAGRTWQAVGYTPRPGGGSVSTVWHDGVEVGELALALPGPHVALNALAALATSAELGVAPETALRALGTFSGAARRFDTVGQASAAGGTAVEIVDDYAHHPTEIRATLRAARDRAAGRQVWAVTQPHTFSRLAALLDDFATAFEDADRVYVTDIYAARETDDLGLHATDLAKRISGPRRSDYVSWPELLDRLLTDLDAAADNVQGDQGVLLLTLGAGTITTVGPLLLDRLRRPGDHDQTPVPDTMGQIPRTRPA